A stretch of the Stegostoma tigrinum isolate sSteTig4 chromosome 34, sSteTig4.hap1, whole genome shotgun sequence genome encodes the following:
- the LOC125446439 gene encoding zinc finger protein 271-like isoform X1 has translation MTNRRTHLREKPFTCEVCNKTFSESSNLRRHRRIHTGEKPFTCDVCDKSFSQSENLLRHQRIHTGEKPFTCEVCDKSFSESENLRTHLRTHTGEKPYTCEVCDKSFSLSSTLRKHQHVHTKEKPFKCEVCNKSFLDSSTLCSHQRIHTEEKPFTCKVCDKSFSNSSTLCKHRRIHTGQKPFRCGFCEKAFTNSSDLLKHQHIHTGEKPFTCKVCCKSFSASSSLRTHQRFHTGEKPFTCNICEKAFTISSDLLKHQYIHTGAKPFPCKLCNKSFSQSTNLRRHQRVHTGEKPFTCEVCDKSFTERSNLHRHQRIHTVE, from the coding sequence ATGACTAACCGACGTACTCACCtgagagagaaaccattcacgtgCGAGGTCTGCAACAAAACATTCTCAGAATCCTCAAACCTCCGCAGACACCgacgcattcacacaggggagaaaccgtTCACATGTGACGTGTGTGATAAATCATTCTCGCAGTCAGagaacctgctgagacaccaacgcatccacacaggggagaagccattcacttgtgaagtgtgtgacaaatcattctcagaaTCAGAAAACCTTCGCACCCATCTACGTACACACACTGGGGAAAAACCATACAcgtgtgaggtgtgtgacaaatcattctcccTCTCCTCTACCCTCCGCAAACACCAACACGTTCACACAAAGGAAAAACCATTCAAGTGTGAGGTGTGCAACAAATCATTCTTAGACTCTTCGACTCTCTGCTcacaccaacgcattcacacagaGGAAAAACCATTCACGTGTaaggtgtgtgacaaatcattctctaACTCATCAACTCTTTGCAAACACAGACGTATTCACACAGGGCAGAAACCATTCAGATGTGGATTTTGCGAGAAGGCTTTCACCAACTCCTCTGATCTGCTGAAGCACCAACACATTCACACGGGAGAAAAACCATTCACTTGCAAGGTGTGCTGTAAATCATTCTCGGCATCATCATCCCTCCGCACACACCAACGctttcacacaggggagaaaccattcacgtgCAACATTTGTGAAAAGGCTTTCACCATCTCATCTGATCTCCTGAAACACCAATACATTCACACAGGAGCAAAACCATTCCCGTGCAAACTGTGTAATAAATCATTTTCACAGTCGACAAATCTCCGCAGACACCAACGtgttcacacaggagagaaaccgttcacatgtgaggtgtgtgacaaatcattcacGGAGAGATCAAATCTTCACAGACACCAGCGCATTCACACTGTGGAGTAA
- the LOC125446439 gene encoding zinc finger protein 479-like isoform X2, translating to MTNRRTHLREKPFTCEVCNKTFSESSNLRRHRRIHTGEKPFTCDVCDKSFSQSENLLRHQRIHTGEKPFTCEVCDKSFSESENLRTHLRTHTGEKPYTCEVCDKSFSLSSTLRKHQHVHTKEKPFKCEVCNKSFLDSSTLCSHQRIHTEEKPFTCKVCDKSFSNSSTLCKHRRIHTGQKPFRCGFCEKAFTNSSDLLKHQHIHTGEKPFTCKIDPDHYPRNSCATVGRYTIPSQY from the exons ATGACTAACCGACGTACTCACCtgagagagaaaccattcacgtgCGAGGTCTGCAACAAAACATTCTCAGAATCCTCAAACCTCCGCAGACACCgacgcattcacacaggggagaaaccgtTCACATGTGACGTGTGTGATAAATCATTCTCGCAGTCAGagaacctgctgagacaccaacgcatccacacaggggagaagccattcacttgtgaagtgtgtgacaaatcattctcagaaTCAGAAAACCTTCGCACCCATCTACGTACACACACTGGGGAAAAACCATACAcgtgtgaggtgtgtgacaaatcattctcccTCTCCTCTACCCTCCGCAAACACCAACACGTTCACACAAAGGAAAAACCATTCAAGTGTGAGGTGTGCAACAAATCATTCTTAGACTCTTCGACTCTCTGCTcacaccaacgcattcacacagaGGAAAAACCATTCACGTGTaaggtgtgtgacaaatcattctctaACTCATCAACTCTTTGCAAACACAGACGTATTCACACAGGGCAGAAACCATTCAGATGTGGATTTTGCGAGAAGGCTTTCACCAACTCCTCTGATCTGCTGAAGCACCAACACATTCACACGGGAGAAAAACCATTCACTTGCAAG ATAGATCCTGACCATTACCCGAGGAACAGCTGCGCAACTGTGGGAAGATATACAATCCCTTCACAGTACTGA